The nucleotide window AGATCGGGCCGGTCGGAAAAGGTGGCGGCGATGGCGGGCGTGGCGGCGGGGGTGATCGTTTCGTTGAAAAGGGGTGTGCCGGTCCAGCCGGGCGGCGGTGCGTCGCCGTAGTGGATGGCGAGGTCGAGCGTGTCGGCGGTGAGGGCACTGGGGTCGTCGGCGGTGAGCACGCTGACATTGCAGGCATCCGGGCTGGTGGCGAAGGCCTGGAGGCGCGGGTAGAGCCAGAACATCGAGACCGCGCCGTTGGCGGCGATCTGGAGGGTGCGGGTGTCGGTGACACGGGCCGTATCGAGGGATGCCGTCAGGTAGTCGAGCGCGAGGCGCACGGGCTCTTCCAGGCGGCGGGCGGTGTCGGTGGGCACCGCGTGGCGCGCGCCGCGGTCGAAGAGCGGCGTGCCGAGCCAGTCTTCGAGTTGGCGGATGCGTTTGCTGACGGCGGCCTGGGAGACCATGAGCTCGGGCGCGGCGGCGGAGAAGCCGCCGCGTTTCATCACGGTGGTGAAGAAGATGAGAGTTTCCAGCGGGGGAAGGTCTCGGCGGTCCTGATTCATTCCTCCAGGTTATCCATGAGCGTGAGAATTTCCAGCGTTTTCGAGGTGCGCTTGGTCGGATATGGAATGACAAAACGTGACCCCGAGGAGGATGACATGGCGGAACTGGACTGGCACGCGGAACGCGCGGACCTTGCGGAGCTGGCTCTGCTGGACCGAGCGCCGGAGGATGAGGGGATCGACCTTGTGGCGGTGCGCGGCTACCGGCTGGGCCGGGTGCGGGCGGAGATGCGCAAGCGGGATATCGCGGCGGTTCTTTTGTCCGATCCGGTCAACATCCGCTATGCCACGGGGGCGCGAAACATGCAGGTGTTCAGCCAGCGGAACGCGCCGTCGCGGTACCTGCTGCTGACTGAAAGCCGCTCGATCCTGTTCGAGTTCACCGGCTGCGCGCATCTGGCTGACGGGCTGGAGACGATCGACGAGGTGCGCGCCGCGCGCACGGCGAGTTTCGTGGCGGCGGGGCCGGATATTGCCAGGCGGGAACGGGCCTGGGCCGCCGAGATGGCGGACCTGGTGACCTCGCTGGTGGGCAAGGGGGCGACGCTGGGGATCGAGCGGCTGAATGCCGGGAGTGCCATTGCGCTGCGCGATGCGGGGCTGAGGATCGTGGATGCGCAGGAACCAGTCGAAATGGCGCGGGCAATCAAGTCGGCGGAAGAGATGAAATGCGTCAATGCCTCGCTGCGGGCGACCGAGATCGGCGTGTCCAAGCTGCGCGCGGCGATCCGGCCGGGGATGACCGAGGCGGAATTGTGGTCGGTGCTGCACCAGTCGATCATCGCGCAGAACGGGGATTACGTGGAGACCCGCCTGCTGAATGCCGGGGAGCGGACGAACCCGTGGTTCCAGGAGACGAGCGAGAACGTGATTGGGGTGAATGAACTGATTGCGCTGGATACGGACGTGGTGGGGTGCCACGGCTATTATTCGGATTTCTCGCGCACCTTCCATTCGGGGCCTGGCAAGCCGAACGCCACACAGCGCGAGCTGTACAAGGTGGCGTATGAGCAGGTGCATCACAACATGGGCATCCTGCGGCCCGGCATGACGTTCCGCGACTATGCCGACGCGGCCTGGGACATCCCGGAAGAGTATTACGCCAACCGCTATTACCTGTCGGCGCATGGCTGCGGAATGACGGGGGAGTATCCGTACCTCTATCACCACGGGGATTTCCCGGATGCGGGCTATGACGGCGTGATCGCGCCCGGCATGACGCTGTGCGTGGAGAGCTATATCGGTGCCGAGGGCGGCACGGAGGGCGTGAAACTGGAGCAGCAGGTGCTGATCACCGAGACGGGCGTGGAGCTGCTTTCGCGCTTTCCGTTCGAGGATGATTTGTTGCGGTGAGCGGGGTAGATTATTCGTACGAATAATCTTGGGGGAGAAAATTCGTACGAATTTTCTTTAGCCGTAGTGGGTTAGCATGTCGCGGAGGTCTTCGATCGTGTTGGCCTCCTGCACCGGTTTGTCGTGGCGCCAGCGTTTCATGCGGGGGAAGCGCAGCGAGACGCCGGATTTGTGGCGGGTGGATTCCATGATGCCCTCGAAGGCGATCTCGAAAACGTGCTCTGCCTTCACCTGCCGAACGGGGCCGAAGCGTTGCAGGGTGTTCTTGCGCACCCAGGCGGTGATCTTGCGAAATTCGGTGTCGGTGAGGCCGGAATAGGCCTTGGTGAAGGGCACGAGGTCGTTGCCGTCGCGCACGGCGAAGGTGAAATCGGTGAAAAGGTTGGCGCGCCGGCCGCTGCCCTGTTGGGCGTAGATCATCACGGCGTCGATGGTCAGGGGATCGAGTTTCCATTTCCACCAGTCGCCTTTCTTGCGGCCCGAATGGTACGGCGACCCCTTGCGCTTGAGCATTAAGCCTTCAGCGCGCGCGTCCCTGGCTTTTGCGCGGATCTCGCGTAGATCGTCCCACGACTGGAAACGTATTAGCGGGGATTGGCGAATGGGGGCCTCGGGCGGAAGGTCTTGCAGCAGGGTTTCGAGCCGGGCGCGACGTTCGGCAAAGGGTGTTCCGCGCAGGTCGGTGCCGTTTTTCTCTAGCAAATCGTAGGCGTAGATTATGACAGGGGCGTCTTTCAGCAGTTTTTTCGGCACGGTCTTGCGCCCGATGCGCTTTTGCAGAGCGTTGAAGGACATCGGGCACTCGTCCTGCCAGGCCAGGATTTCACCGTCGAGCACGGTGCCGGGCGGCAGGTACTCGCGGGCGCGGGCCAGTTCGGGGAAGCGGTCGGTCATCAGTTCTTCGCCGCGGGACCATGTGAAATGCTCGCCCCCTCGCAGGATCAGCTGGCCGCGGATGCCGTCCCATTTCCACTCGGCCAGCCAGTCGGAGGGATCGCCCAGCGACTCGGGTTCTTCGTCGTCGAGGCCATAGGCGAGGCAGAACGGATAAGGTCGGGAGAGGTCAGCGGTGGCGTCATGCGCCTCGATCAGCGCGTGCCAGGAGGTGCTGTCGGGCGTCCAGTCGCCCATGAGACGGTGGGCAAGCTCGGCCTCGTCGCGGTCGGTGGCTTGTGCCAGGGCACGGGTCATCAGCTTGCGCGAGATGCCGATGCGGAAGCCCCCCGTCAGAAGCTTGTTGAACACCAGCCGTTCATGGGGCTGCATCTGGTCCCAGGCATCGAGAATGGCCGCCTTGCGGGCCTCTTCGGTCTCGACGTCGAGGGCGCGGAGGCGGGCGATCCAGGTGGCGAGGCTGTCGTCATGGTCGCGGGCGGGAGGCGGCAGGACGAGGGCGATGGTTTCCGACAGGTCTCCGACGATGGGGTAGCTTTCCTCGAAGAGCCAGAGCGGGATGCCGGCGCGTTCGGCGGCCCATTCGCGCAGTTTCGTCGTGGTGATGGCGCGGCGGGGGCGGCGGCCGGAAAAGAGCGCGACGGTCCAGAGCTTGTCGGCGTCGGGCGCGGTGGCGAAATACTCGGCCAGCGCGGCGACCTTGGTGTTCGTCTTGGTGGTCTGGTCGAGCGTGGTGAAAAGAGCGGTGAAGCGTTTCACGGGCGCACCTCTTCGAGGATGCCTGTGACGTTTTCGACCGGGATGAAGCCGAGGCCCCCAACGGCTTGCGGCACGCGGCTGTCGATGGAGTTGTCCCGATTGTCGCCGAGCACGAAGAGATGGCCGGCCGGCACGGTGAAGACCTGTGTGTCGTCAAGGCGGCCCGGGCCGATGTCGAGAATGTAATGGGCCGTACCGCCCAGCGTTTCGGTGCGCATGTTCTTGAGGCAGTCTGCACCGTCCGCCACCGGGGCGTTGGAACATCGCGGACGGGCGCCGCCGGGGCCTTGCGGTATGTTCGGTTCGGTGAAGGGACCGGACTCCTCAGTTAGGACGGGCGCGTCATTGATGAAGAGACGGCCCGAACGCATTTGGACAGTCTGGCCTGCGGTGGCGACGATGCGCTTGAAAAAGGCCTTGCCGGTGACCGGGTGCCGAAAAGTGATTACGGCGCCCGGGACAAGGTCTGCGGGTGTGACATCGGTTCGGCTGATGAAGCACTGGCCGGGCAGGATAGTGGGCTTCATGGAGCCGGCGGGCGCCCAGTAGCTGTCAAAGGGGCCTGTGAGGCATTTGAGGCAGACGCAGACAGGCTGGGCGGCGGCAGGAACGGCCAGCAGAATGAGCAGGGCAGCAAGTCGGATCATGCCGCTGAGTCTCCTGCCTGATCGTCATCGGCTGAGTCGAGGGACTCGCCGGTAAACTCTGTGGGGACAACTTGGGCGTTCCAGCCTTCCTCATTCAGGTATCGCGCGAAGATATCGGTGTAACCATGTGTGGCGTATATGTTTTCCGCGCCGGTCGCCTTGATGGCAGAGATCAGACCGGGCCAGTCGGCATGGTCCGACATGACGAAGCCGCGATCCACGGCACGGCGGCGGCGCACTCCGCGCAGGCGCATCCAACCAGAGGCGAAGCCGGTGGAGGCCGGGCGGAAGCGGCGGGCCCATGTGCTGCCCAGGGCGGAGGGTGGCGCGAGCACGAGCGCGCCGGGATGGCCCTTGGCCTTGAGGTCGGGCGTGACGTGAAGCGTGTCGGGCAGGGCGAGGCCCTGGTCGCGCAGGACGGCGTTGGTGTTTTCCACCGCACCGTGGGTCAGGATGGGGCCGATGGCGGGATCGAGCAGCGACAGGACGCGCTGCGCCTTGCCCAGCGAGTAGGCGCCGAGCAGGGAAAACGTGCCGGCGGCGGCGTTGGCGGCCCACCAGTCGTTGATTTGACGCGCCGCATCTTCTTCGGGCGTCCAGGTAAAGACCGGCAGGCCGAAGGTGCATTCGGTGATGAAGCTGTGGCAGCGCACCGGCTCGAACGGCTCGGACAGGCGGTCGGCCTCGGTCTTGTAGTCGCCGGAGACGACCCAGACCTCGCCTTCGACCTCGACCCGGATCTGGGCGGAGCCGGGAACGTGGCCTGCGGGGTGGAACGAGACGCGTGCATCGCCGATCCGGCGTGTCTCGCCATAGTCGACCGTGTCGAGGGTGATCTCGCCCAGGCGGTGGCGCATGACGGGCGCCGCGGCGGCGGTGGAGAGATAGCGGGCGTGGCCGGGCCGGGCGTGGTCGGCATGGCCGTGGGTGATCAGCGCCCGGTCCACGGGGCGCCACGGGTCGATGAAGAAATCGCCGGCGGGGCAGTAGATGCCCTGGGGTTTGAATTGCAGAACCATGCGGGGGAGTTAGCGTGCCGGCAGGCGGTGGCCAGAGGATGAAGGCTTGCCGTCACTTGGAGTCCCGGTATGGTCACGCAAAAGCGACAGGGGGGATGCCATGCGGTTTGTCAGATACGGAGAGCCGGGGCGGGAAAAGCCGGGAATGCTGGACGCCGAAGGTCGGGTGCGCGACCTGAGCGGCGTGGTGGCGGATATTTCGGGTGCCGTGCTGGGGGCCTTGCCGAAACTGGACCCGGAAAAGCTGCCGCTGGTGGAGGGCACGCCGCGGCTGGGGCCGCCGGTTGCCGGGATTGGCAAGCTGATCGGGATCGGGCTGAATTACAGCGACCACGCCGCGGAGATCGGGATCGAGCCGCCCGCAGAGCCGGTTGTTTTCATGAAGGCCACGTCAAGCATCGTCGGTCCGGATGACGACGTGGTCCTGCCGCGCGGGTCGACCCATGCGGATTGGGAGGTGGAGCTTGGCGTGGTGATCGGGCGCGAGGCGAAATATGTGACCGAGGCCGAGGCGCTGGATCATGTGGCGGGTTACACCATCGTCAACGACGTCTCGGAGCGGCATTTCCAGATCGAGCGCAGCGGGCAATGGACCAAGGGCAAGAGCTGCGACACGTTCGGGCCGGTCGGGCCTTGGCTGGTGACGCCGGAGGCAGTGGGCAACATACAAAGTCTTGATATGTCGGCGGATGTAAGTGGCGAGCGGATGCAAACCGGCAACACGTCGACCATGATCTTTACCGTCGCGCAGATCATCGCGCATCTGAGCGAGGTCATGCGGCTGGAGCCCGGGGACATCATTGCCACCGGCACGCCGCCGGGGGTGGGCATGGGGCGGGACCCCAAGCGCTATCTCAAGCCTGGCGACGTGATGGAGCTGGAGATCCAGGGGCTTGGGCGTCAGCGCCAGACGGTGCGCGCCGATCCCTGACGCTTGCGTAGAAGTCGATCAGTTTGCCGATCAGGGCGTCGCGGATCCCGGGCGCTTCCTGAAGCACCTCGTGCCGCGCGCCCCGGGCGATTTCCAGTTCGCCGCCGGGCCAGCGTGACATGCGATCATGCACGCGGGAGACGTCGACGATATCCTCCTCGGACCCCAGAAGGCACAGGCAGGGCAGGTCGGGCGACGGGCGGCGCCACATGCGGCGTGTGCCCATCAGCGATTCGTAGAGCCAGCGCAGGGACGGGCCGCCGATGGTCAGTTCCGGGTGCGCGGTGACCTGGGCGATCATGTGCTGATAGCTTTCGACGTCGGTGGTCAGGCGGTTTGTCTCGAACGGTTCGGCCAGCACGTAGCTTTGCGGCGAGGTGCCGGGGGCGTAGACGTGATCGAACCCCACGCTGCGGCTGCTCCAGCCCAGCGACCAGGCGACGGGGCGGAGCGCGGCGGAGATGCGGATGCCCCACATCGGCGCCGAGAAGGACGCGCCCGCCACCGGCAGGCCGTCCATCACCGACTTGAGCGCGATGCCGCCGCCCATGGAATGGCCCAGAACGAACCACGGTTTGGGCAGGTCCAACTGCCGCGCGGCGTCGACCATGGCTGTGACGTCGTGCTGGTAATCGTCGAAATGCAGGACATGGCCCGACATCTTGTCTTCGATCAGACGGTCGGCCAGGCCCTGGCCGCGCCAGTCGACGACCAGCGTGGTCAGGCCCGCGGCGGCGAAGTGACGGACGGTGCGGCCATATTTCTCGATATACTCGGTGCGACCGGGAAAGAGCAGGAGCGTGCCTGCACTTTCGCCGGCGTCCTGCTGCGGGCGCCAGAGCCCCAGGCGGATGCGCACCCCGTCGGCGGTGTCGCACCAGAAGGCGCGGCCACCGTCGGGGCCATCGGCAATATCGGCAAAGAAGGGCGCGTCCGTCAGCATAGGTGTTACGACAGGACCGAGCCGAGTTTCATCGCGGTGCCCATGTCGCCATCGACGGCCAGTTTGCCGGACATGAAGGCGGCCGTGGGGTCGAGATCGCCATCGAGGATGGACTGGAACGTGTCGGCGTCGGCGGTCATGGTGACGTCGGTTTCGTCATTGCCTTCGCGCACGCCGGATTCGTCGATCACGATGGAGCCTTCGTTCTCGATCACGAACTTTGCGCTGCCGTCGAAGCTGCCGTTCATTTTGGCGGACAGGGCCTCGACCGCGGATTTGGTTACGTCGCTCATGTCAGTTCCTCCAGATTTGATCGACCGGGGGCTTTGATTCCCGGCCATGCGCGCTAAACTGGGTACGTTATGGGCGTTATGAACCGACTTTCCAAATATATCGTCGCGGCAGTTTTGCCGTTAGTCATGTTTTCCTTACCCGGCATGGCGCAGGATTCGGCGCTTGATCCGCTTTTCGAGCAGTTGAAAGAGGCCGAACCGCGCGAGGCGAACCGGATTTCCAAGGAAATCGAGCTGGCCTGGACGCGGTCAGGCTCGGCCACGGCGGACCTGTTGCTGAAACGTGGGCGCGACGCGCTGGAGGCGGGCGACACGAACGCCGCGATCGAGCATTTCACCGCCCTGACCGATCATGCGCCGGATTTTGCCGAAGGGTTTCACATGCGGGCGATGGCCTATGCCGATGCCGAGTTGTTCGGCCCCGCGCTGGCGGACATCGAGCGGGCGCTGGCGCTGAATCCGCGCCATTACAACGCCATCGCAAGCCTGGGCGGTATCCTCTACCACGTCGAGAATTACGAGAAGGCCAAGCAGGCATTCGACCTTGTGCTGGCGCTGCATCCGCATCATCAAGACGTGGCGCAGGTGCTGCCGATGGTCGAACGCGAGATCGGCGGCCGGGACCTGTAAGCACAGCAAAGACAAGGGGCAAGTCCCATGGGCGAGCAGTCGAGGATCCTGGCGGTCCTGGGCCCGACGAATACCGGGAAGACCCATTTCGCGATCGAACGGATGCTGGGCTATCGCACCGGCGTGATCGGGTTGCCGCTGCGCCTGCTGGCGCGGGAGGTCTATGACAAGATCGTCGCGGTGCGTGGCCCGTCGGTGGTGGCGCTGGTCACCGGCGAGGAACGGATCGTGCCGCCGCGGACGCAATATTGGGTCTGCACGGTCGAGGCGATGCCCGAAGGGATGGGCGCGGATTTCGTGGCGGTGGACGAGATCCAGCTGTGTGCCGACCCCGAGCGGGGGCACGTGTTCACCGACCGCCTTTTGCGGATGCGGGGCCAGAAGGAGACGCAGTTTCTGGGGGCGCACACCATGCGCGGGGCGATTGCGGCGCTGGTTCCGGGGGTGGAGTTCGTCGGCCGCGAGCGGATGAGCCAGCTGACCTACACAGGTTCGAAAAAGATAAGCAAGATGCCTGCACGCTCGGCCATCGTGGGGTTTTCGGTTGAGAATGTGTATGCCTTTGCCGAGCTGCTGCGCCGCCAGAAGGGCGGTGCGGCGGTCGTGATGGGGGCCTTGAGCCCCCGGACGCGCAACGCGCAGGTGGATCTTTACCAGAATGGCGACGTGGATTACCTGGTGGCCACCGACGCGATCGGCATGGGGTTGAACCTGGACATCAATCACGTCGCGTTCTCGTCCCTGACGAAGTTCGACGGGCGGCGGATGCGCAACCTTGCGCCCAACGAGCTGGGCCAGATCGCCGGGCGCGCGGGGCGCGGCATGACCAGCGGCACGTTCGGGGTGACGGGCGAGGCGCCGGAGCTGCCCGACGATATGGCGCAGGCGATCATGGACCATCGCTTTACCCCCATTCGCAAGGTGGAATGGCGCAACGCGGCGCTGCAATTCGGGACGGTCGACGCGCTGATCGCGTCGCTGGAACAAAAGCCCGAGAACGACTGGCTGGTGCGCGCCCGCGAGGCGGATGACCTCGTCGTGCTGCGCACGCTGGCCGAAGATGCAGAGATTGCGGCACGGGCCAGCGACGGCGCTTCGGTGCGGCTGCTGTGGGATGTGTGCCGGGTTCCGGACTTTCGCGGGATCAGCCATGCGGAACATGCGGGGCTGCTGGAGCGTATATTCAGTGACCTGCACGAACATGGCCGGGTCGGCGAGGAGTGGCTGGCCGGGCATGTGGCGCGGATCGACCGGACGGACGGGGATATCGACACGCTCTCCAAGCGTTTGGCATATATCCGCACATGGACCTATGTTGCCCAGCGAAAGGGCTGGGTCGGGGACGAAAACCATTGGCGCGAAACGACCCGCGCTGTAGAAGACCGCCTGTCGGACGCGTTGCATGACGCGCTGACGCAAAGATTTGTGGACCGGCGCACCAGCGTGCTGATGCGGCGGCTCAAGCAGAAGGACGCCATCGTGGCCGAAGTGAATGACAAGGGTGAAGTGACCGTCGAGGGCGAATTCGTCGGTCGGTTGGAAGGGTTCCGGTTCCGCCAGGACAAGACGTCGGGCGGACAGGAGGCCAAGGCGGTGGCGCAGGCGAGCCTGCAAGCCCTTGCGCCGCATTTCCACCTGCGGGCGGACAAGTTCTATAACGCGCCCGATACCGAGATCGATTTCACCGAGCAGGGTGGCCTGATGTGGGGCGAAAGTGCTGTCGGCAAGCTGGTGGCCGGTGCCGATCCGCTGAAACCGCAGGTCGAGGCCTTTGTCGACGACACCGCCGGGCCCGAGGTGATGCAGAAGGTGCAGCGCCGGCTGCAGCATTTCATCGACCGCAAGGTGGCGACCCTGTTCGAGCCGCTGTTGAACATCCAGCGCGACGAGGAACTGAGCGGGCTGGCGCGGGGCTTCGGCTTTCAGCTGGTCGAGAATTTCGGGATCATCCCGCGCGGCGAGGTGGCCGACGAGGTCAAGGCGCTGGACCAGGATGCGCGTGGGCAGTTGCGCAAGCATGGTGTGCGCTTCGGCCAGTTTACGATTTTCATGCCGCTTTTGCTGAAGCCCGCGCCGACGCGTCTGCGGCTGGTGCTGTGGTCGCTGAAGATGGGGCTGCAAGAGTTCCCCGAGGCGCCACCGCCGGGTCTGGTGACGGTGCCCGCCGGCACCAGTGCGCCGGCAGGGTATCACTCGATGTCCGGATATCGCGCCGCCGGCGAGCGGGCCATCCGGATCGACATGCTGGAGCGGCTGGCGGATATGTTGCGGTCCGAGGACAGCCGCGGCGGGTTCGAGGCCAACGCTGATATGCTGTCAATCACCGGCATGACGCTGGAACAGTTCGCCGACCTGATGCAGGGCCTTGGCTACAAGGCCGAGCAGGGCGAGCGCGAGAAGGTCAAGCCGGTGGATGCGGCGCTGGACGACGCGCCGGAGCCGTCGGAGACGGGCGCGCCGGACGAGGTTACGACCGCCGAGGAGGCGGTGGAAAAGATCGCCGAAGACGGTCTTGCGCCCGTCACCGAGGTGCCGCCCGAGGAACCGGAGGTCGCGCCGGATATTCCCGAGATGTCCGAGACCGAGGTGCCGGTCGGTGACGTGCCGGATGCGGCCAAGGACGAGACCGAGATGGAGGTCTTCTACACGTTCACTTGGGCCGGGCGCGCGGCGAAGGCCCGCAGCGAGGGGCGTGGCAAGCCGCAGGGTGGCAAGCCGAGGCCCAAGGGCGGCAAGCCCAAAGGCAAGGGCAAGCCGCGCCGCGAGGAGGGCGCCAAGAGCTTCTCCTCGAAGCCTGCCAAGAAAGACAAGATCGACCCTGACAACCCCTTTGCCGCCGCCCTGATGGGGCTGAAGGACAAGTCGTGACATGAGTGACGCGGGCCAGCCGAAGATACGGCTGGACAAGTGGCTTTGGCACGCGCGGTTCTTCAAGACGCGCAGCCTGGCCACGAAATTGGTCACGGGCGGGCATGTGAGGGTCAACTCGCAAAGGGTGTCGAAAGCATCGTCGTCGGTGAAGCCGGGCGATGTACTGACGTTTCCGAAGGAGCGCGACATCCGGGTGATCCGCATCGTCGCGGTGGGCGAAAGGCGGGGGCCGGCGCCGGAAGCGCGGGCGCTGTACGACGATCTCGATCCGCCGAAGCCGCGCGACCATGCGACCGAGCCGCTGAACCCGCGTTACGAAGGCAAGGGGCGGCCGACGAAAAAGGATCGCCGCAAGATGGATCAGGAAACGCGATAGTGCGCCGCGGAAGGGCGTCTGGCGCTTGAATGATCAGCCGGACTGGATTAGGTCAGCGCGAGGAGATCACGACCGGGGCGAAAGATGACCTATATCGTCAATGACAATTGCATCGCGTGCAAATACACCGACTGCGTGGAGGTGTGCCCCGTGGATTGTTTCTACGAGGGGGAGAACATGCTTGTGATCCACCCCGACGAATGCATCGACTGCGGCGTCTGCGAGCCCGAGTGCCCCGCCGACGCGATCCGTCCCGACACCGAGCCGGACATGGAGAAATGGGTCGAGTTCAACCGGAAATACTCCGAGATGTGGCCGGTCATCGTCACCAAGAAGGACCCGCTGCCCGAGGCGGACGAACGTGACGGCGAAGACGGCAAGCTGGAGAAGTACTTCTCGGAAGCGCCGGGCGAAGGCGGCTGACGCAAGGGGCTGCGGGCGTAAACCGATTCGTTTGATCAAACGATCGATGGCTCAGGTTTTGGGACAAGAACGCGCGGTAACCACCTGACGCCGCAGGTATAATCAGCCTGACCTGCTGAGTCCGCTTTCAGGGGCCCCTTTTTTGTGATACACTACCGTTACAAATGTAGACACCGCCCATATATTATCCATCTGCCCGCGCTGACGCATGGGAGGTGGATTTCTTTGTGCTTGACGCCACGCCCCGATGGCCCGCTGCCGAGGGGATGCTCCGCCAAGTTTGAACTGGGAAGCTTGTGAGGAAAACCTGAATGAGCAAATCGAAGAAGTCCGAGTTTCGCCCTGACGATTACGTCGTATACCCTGCGCACGGCGTCGGCCAGATCATGTCGATCGAGAAGCAGGATATCGCCGGGATCGAACTGGAACTGTTCGTGATTTCCTTTGAGAAGGACAAGATGACTCTGCGGGTTCCGACCCATAAGGCGACCGAAATCGGCATGCGCAGCCTGTCGAGCCCGGATGTGGTATCGAAGGCGATGACCACGCTGAAAGGCAAGGCCAAGGTGAAGAAGGCGATGTGGTCGCGCCGGGCGCAGGAATACGAGCAAAAGATCAACTCGGGTGACCTGATCGCGATTGCCGAGGTGGTGCGCGACCTGCACCGCACTGACGACCAGCGCGAGCAGAGCTATTCCGAGCGCCAGCTGTATGAGGCGGCGCTGGAGCGTCTGACCCGCGAAGTGGCTGCCGTGAGCGGTGGCGACGAGGTGCAGGCGGCCAAGGAAGTCGACGAGGTATTGATCTCGCGCGCGGCGTGATGCGAGCCGACATCTGAAACGGAAGGGCCGTGCCGGTGGGCGCGGCTTTTTCTTTTCGTGTCTTGCGCCGAGAGATCCCGGATCAGGTCCGGGATGACGTGAGGGTGTTGGGCCGCGCGAATGAGGCGCTCACGCCTCCTTGCGGTCGTCCGAGATGTCCTCTGCGGCCTTTTCCTCCAGCTGAGACAGCAGCATGGTCTGCAATTCCGCCTCCAGTTCCTTGGCGCGCTTGATGTAGGCGCCGTTCTGGATGGTGGGAATATTGGGGTCCCACAGGGCCGCCAGGTCGCGGACAGAATCGCGGTCGTGGTGGTAGAAGGTCTTTTGCAGCTCTGCCGCCTCAAACTCGGTCAGTCCCATGTTTTCAAGCACGTAGCGGCCGGCACGCAGGGAGCTGTCGAAAAGCTCGCGCACGATGTCGTCAGCGCCGGCCTTGTAGAGGCGGAAGACGTGGGTGCGGTCGCGGGCGCGGGCGACGATGTGCAGGTCGGGCCGTTCGCGTCGGGCGAAGGCCACGAGCCGGGTCGTGGCGTCGGGATCGTCGAGCGCGGCCACGAGCACCTTGGCATCGGCGAGGCCCGCCGCGTGCAGGAGGTCGGGCCGGCCGGGATCACCCAGGAAGCCCTTGATGCCGAAACGCCGCATCCGCTGGATGGCGGCAAGGTCATGATCCAGAACGACGGTTTCGAACCCCGAGGAGCGGACCATGCGGTTGACGATCTGCCCGAAGCGCCCGATGCCGGCGATGATCACGGGGCCTTTCGTGTCGATCTCGTCGGCTTCCTGTGCCTCGGACGGGTCGGTCATGCGGTTCGACAGGTAGTCGTAGAGGATGAACAAGAGCGGCGTGATCAGCATGGAGATGGCGATGACCAGCAGCAGGGTTTCGCGCAGTTCCGGCGGGATCACGTTGTTCTGGCCGGAAAAGTTGATCAGCACGAAGCCGAATTCCCCGGCCTGAGCCAGACCCAGCGTGAAGAGCCAGAGGTTGCGGCCCGTAAGGCCGAAGATGCGCCCCAGACCATAGAGGATGCCGCCCTTGATCAGGATGACGGCAAAGGCCAGCCCCATGATGGTGAAGAACGAGGCGAAGAGGATCGAGAAGTTGATACCCGCGCCGACGGTGATGAAGAAGAGGCCCAGGAGCAGGCCCTTGAAGGGTTCGATATCGCTTTCCAGCTCGTGCCGGAATTCCGACGAGGCCAGGACCACGCCCGCGAGGAACGCCCCGAGGGCCGGCGACAGGCCCACGAGGCTCATCACGAAGGCGATGCCCACCACGATCAGGAGCGCCAGCGCGGTATACATCTCGCGCAGGCGGGCGTGGTGAATGAAGCGGAAGACGGGTCGCGTGGCATAGACGCCGAAGATGAT belongs to Roseovarius sp. THAF27 and includes:
- a CDS encoding LysR family transcriptional regulator, translating into MNQDRRDLPPLETLIFFTTVMKRGGFSAAAPELMVSQAAVSKRIRQLEDWLGTPLFDRGARHAVPTDTARRLEEPVRLALDYLTASLDTARVTDTRTLQIAANGAVSMFWLYPRLQAFATSPDACNVSVLTADDPSALTADTLDLAIHYGDAPPPGWTGTPLFNETITPAATPAIAATFSDRPDLPLLDYPRLAPDWINWRIWHDRKPGSPLSARPVETCRSYGHSIGRALTGDGIALASLPMLDTLVSSGQLVPVGDDTLTTTRRYWLNHRVTAPLSPNALLLHRALAGPDTV
- a CDS encoding Xaa-Pro peptidase family protein; translation: MTKRDPEEDDMAELDWHAERADLAELALLDRAPEDEGIDLVAVRGYRLGRVRAEMRKRDIAAVLLSDPVNIRYATGARNMQVFSQRNAPSRYLLLTESRSILFEFTGCAHLADGLETIDEVRAARTASFVAAGPDIARRERAWAAEMADLVTSLVGKGATLGIERLNAGSAIALRDAGLRIVDAQEPVEMARAIKSAEEMKCVNASLRATEIGVSKLRAAIRPGMTEAELWSVLHQSIIAQNGDYVETRLLNAGERTNPWFQETSENVIGVNELIALDTDVVGCHGYYSDFSRTFHSGPGKPNATQRELYKVAYEQVHHNMGILRPGMTFRDYADAAWDIPEEYYANRYYLSAHGCGMTGEYPYLYHHGDFPDAGYDGVIAPGMTLCVESYIGAEGGTEGVKLEQQVLITETGVELLSRFPFEDDLLR
- a CDS encoding ATP-dependent DNA ligase is translated as MKRFTALFTTLDQTTKTNTKVAALAEYFATAPDADKLWTVALFSGRRPRRAITTTKLREWAAERAGIPLWLFEESYPIVGDLSETIALVLPPPARDHDDSLATWIARLRALDVETEEARKAAILDAWDQMQPHERLVFNKLLTGGFRIGISRKLMTRALAQATDRDEAELAHRLMGDWTPDSTSWHALIEAHDATADLSRPYPFCLAYGLDDEEPESLGDPSDWLAEWKWDGIRGQLILRGGEHFTWSRGEELMTDRFPELARAREYLPPGTVLDGEILAWQDECPMSFNALQKRIGRKTVPKKLLKDAPVIIYAYDLLEKNGTDLRGTPFAERRARLETLLQDLPPEAPIRQSPLIRFQSWDDLREIRAKARDARAEGLMLKRKGSPYHSGRKKGDWWKWKLDPLTIDAVMIYAQQGSGRRANLFTDFTFAVRDGNDLVPFTKAYSGLTDTEFRKITAWVRKNTLQRFGPVRQVKAEHVFEIAFEGIMESTRHKSGVSLRFPRMKRWRHDKPVQEANTIEDLRDMLTHYG
- the lepB gene encoding signal peptidase I; protein product: MIRLAALLILLAVPAAAQPVCVCLKCLTGPFDSYWAPAGSMKPTILPGQCFISRTDVTPADLVPGAVITFRHPVTGKAFFKRIVATAGQTVQMRSGRLFINDAPVLTEESGPFTEPNIPQGPGGARPRCSNAPVADGADCLKNMRTETLGGTAHYILDIGPGRLDDTQVFTVPAGHLFVLGDNRDNSIDSRVPQAVGGLGFIPVENVTGILEEVRP
- a CDS encoding ligase-associated DNA damage response exonuclease → MVLQFKPQGIYCPAGDFFIDPWRPVDRALITHGHADHARPGHARYLSTAAAAPVMRHRLGEITLDTVDYGETRRIGDARVSFHPAGHVPGSAQIRVEVEGEVWVVSGDYKTEADRLSEPFEPVRCHSFITECTFGLPVFTWTPEEDAARQINDWWAANAAAGTFSLLGAYSLGKAQRVLSLLDPAIGPILTHGAVENTNAVLRDQGLALPDTLHVTPDLKAKGHPGALVLAPPSALGSTWARRFRPASTGFASGWMRLRGVRRRRAVDRGFVMSDHADWPGLISAIKATGAENIYATHGYTDIFARYLNEEGWNAQVVPTEFTGESLDSADDDQAGDSAA